Part of the Haliotis asinina isolate JCU_RB_2024 chromosome 8, JCU_Hal_asi_v2, whole genome shotgun sequence genome is shown below.
CTCATTTACATCACTATTCCATGTTACCTAAATTGCATCAAATACAATGACTTCATTTGATTAAATTTGACGGAGGGAAACATTCTCAAACGTCTCTGGTTATACTCAGTTTTATTGGCAGCAATATTAGCTGTGACATGATAGAAGGAAATCAGATGTGATTGGAATGGAATTACCCGAACCCCTCCGATCTTCTCTCTCCGTgtcgttgttctgggccactttctctctcactgtcacattgtcctggacaactttctcactgtgccgttgttctgggccactttctctctcaccgtGCCATTGTTCTGGGCTACTTTCTTTCTCactgtgccgttgttctgggccactttctctctcaccgtGCCGTTGTTCTGAGCCACTTTCTTTCTCACCGTGCCGTTGTTCcgggccactttctctctcactgtcacattgtcctggacaactttctcactgtgccgttgttctgggccactttctctctcaccgtgccgttgttctgggccactttctttctcaccgtgccgttgttctgggccactttctctctcactgtcacattgttctgGACAACTTTCTCACTGTGCCGTTGTTCCGGGCCGCTTTCTCTCTCTCCGTGCCGTtcttctgggccactttctctctcactgtcacattgtccTGGACAACTTTCTCACCGTGctgttgttctgggccactttctttCTCACTGTGCccttgttctgggccactttctctctcactgtcacattgtcctggacaactttctcactgtgtcgttgttctgggccactttctctctcaccgtgccgttgttctgggccactttctctctcaccgtgccgttgttctgggccactttctttctcactgtcacattgttctggacaactttctcactgtgccgttgttctgggccgCTTTCTCTCTCTCCGTGCCGTTGTTCTtggccactttctctctcactgtcacattgttctgGACAACTTTCTGACCGTgtcgttgttctgggccactttctctccCACTGCCACATTGTTCTGGACAACTTTCTCactgtgccgttgttctgggccactttctctttcactgtcacattgttctggacaactttctcaccgtgccgttgttctgggccactttctctctcactgtcacattgttctgGACAACTTTCTCACTGTGTCAttgttctggaccactttctctctcactgtgcccttgttctgggccactttctctctcaccgagccgttgttctgggccactttctttCTCACCGTGCcattgttctgggccactttctttctcaccgtgccgttgttctgggccactttctctctcactgtcacattgtcctggacaactttctcaccttgccgttgttctgggccactttctctctcaccgtgccgttgttctgggccacttgatttctcaccgtgccgttgttctgggccactttctctctcactgtcacattgttctgGACAACTTTCGCactgtgccgttgttctgggccactttctctctcactgtcacattgttctgGACAACTTTCGCactgtgccgttgttctgggccactttctctctcactgtcacattgttctggacaactttctcaccgtgccgttgttctggggcactttctctctcactgtcacattgttctgGAGAACTTTCTCaccgtgccgttgttctgggccactttctctctcactgtcacattgttctggacaactttctcactgtgccgttgttctgggccactttctctctcactgtcacattcttctggacaactttctcactgtgccgttgttctgggccactttctctctcactgtcacattgttctgGATGAACACTAGAGTAGCTGGTTCCATTTGTAATAATGTTTGATACTACGTCAGGTCTTCACACGAATGTAACTGAATACACAGCGAATGGGAACCTGTGTGATTAAATGGTGAGTTATATATACTATAATATAGTTTGTTAGTCGTGGCTTGCGATTTGGCATTTTCgatgcatttcattttctgaaaccGTGAATGGCGAGTCCTGTTACTCATTTACATCACTATTCCATGTTACCTAAATTGCATCAAATACAATGACTTCATTTGATTAAATTTGACGGAGGGAAACATTCTCAAACGTCTCTGGTTATACTCAGTTTTATTGGCAGCAATATTAGCTGTGACTTGATAGAAGGAAATCCGATGTGGTTGGAATGGAATTACCCCAACCCCTCCGATCTTCTCTCTccgtgccgttgttctgggcagctttctctctcactgtcacattgtcctggacaactttctcactgtgccgttgttctgggccactttctctctcactatCACATTGTCCTGGACAACTTTCTTactgtgccgttgttctgggccactttctctctcaccgtgccgttgttctgggccactttctctctcactgtcacattgttctgGAGAACTTTCTCaccgtgccgttgttctgggccactttctctctcactgtcacattgttctggacaactttctcactgtgccgttgttctgggccactttctctctcactgtgccgttgttctgggccactttctttctcaccgtgccgttgttctgggccactttctctctcactgtcacattgttctggacaactttctcactgtgccgttgttctgggccactttctctctcactgtcacattgttctgGATGAACACTAGAGTAACTGGTTCCATTTGTAATAATGTTTGATACTACGTCAGGTCTTCACACGAATGACACTGAATACACAGCGAATGGCAACCTGTGTGATTAAATGGTTATATTGTTATATTGTAATGGAATGGAATTtaagtaaatacagtaaaagtatccaaaacataatgttaagattgtccatcacgcatgtcacctattttcgctatatcatgatctacctgcaaatgtccattcacattttttaaccttaaagtaaataataagatggcaacatcatagacagttacctggttctgaagttcacttacttgtgtcactTTAAGAGGGCactgttgacatctatgttttatctagcactgaacgttcccggtagcagcacttgtcagacatgacctaattaccactgcgtgttactacgctatttatattcatgcaggattttactactggtgtttcatccttcacagttattgtacaggcttatgtatttagtgtatctaactggtattttattctatgtctggaatcattgtgcattgtggatgatagcaacaatgtttgtcagggactatttcttgtgtgcactcctgctccctggttatttatagaaaGTAAGTCTGACCTgtgacccatgtaaacaatgacctattacactggttaatggcgattttctgatgacttccttgttcagaagtgtttttaagtgttttccatgatggatactgatataaattacgcttgattgctgtgaataatgaatttgatcaatttgacatttctcaggttacggtgacctgtcaacgttttacgttaggttgagtgacggtttataaactgaatgtccgtttttatatcaaaagccacataatcattatctggtattttcctggaatctgtgacagaaatgcattgttttaagacagagaggacaacatataatctcctgtatttcctacatttgtacctcaaacatgacagtcattccatgttttgacatttctcgccgacaatcattcatggcactgtttgacattctgttgtCCGTTTTCTCTGTTTGCTTCTACCAAATATCTTAGCAATCTCGTTAGTGTCCGAATTATTAAAGGACACGTAGGACAACATAAATTCCTGGAAACAGGGCACATTTACGTTAGATCTACATTGACACCAAGTTGTCAATAGACGTAGCATGCATTTGACGTCTGTCAAAATGTCGTCCTAGTCGCTTGGTGTAACTATATCGTTGCCCTTATTCTTGTTATCAAATGTCACCACAAAACAcagatgtccattgtgtttaatcttttcggacactttttatcacatgaggacaacaccaaatgataaggaaactgaatattttgtacatttcacctgtcatttgagctgaccaccaaccaagatggcggccgctgacgctacgttgatagaaagatattgtccgtttaattataacaaattgtcttgatgtcctaattatttctactgtgtcctaatcaatttcggacaaacaggacaacaacaggacaattagtgatcacttacttgtgttaGAAACAGTACTGCCTCTGCAGTGCTTTGTGTAGGAAAGCCatcaaacctgtgttctgattggctgagaaaggtcacatgacctcctgatgatgcctataaatacgatcactggtcaaggcccaaggacaactacaattactcacaactgactcattcactcgatcctcatccattcatccactcattacttgttctaaggttaagattccgattgtagaagtaatttgaactgaccttcacctggcatccctaccaacttgcatttattatcctgactatcactaggtatatattttaagtcaaatttgcaatcacttggtaacattatatacagagtatcatttctgcaagatacaatttgagtcaaaatatatgtagcatAATAACCATTATTTTCCTTGGAGACTGAGCCTTGTCATTAAGCCAATCTATAGGCAAACTAGTGTCTTTTCAGACCTGACTatatttattggcatcatttattttatcactttgttagccaaagttgcattggcattgttgccgttataacaaaattaaacagaaagtttgcatgcatcattGCAAACTCTCCTACTCTGCTTCATCATCTCCTTGTGTTATTTGTCTTCCAACGTGCACCCCAAGGGTGTTACAATATATACTATAATATAGTTTGTTAGTCGTGGTTTGCGATTTGGCATTTTCgatgcatttcattttctgaaaccGTGAATGGCGAGTCCTGTTACTCATTTACATCACTATTCCATGTTACCTAAATTGCATCAAATACAATGACTTCATTTGATTAAATTTGACGGAGGGAAACATTCTCAAACGTCTCTGGTTATACTCAGTTTTATTGGCAGCAATATTAGCTGTGACTTGATAGAAGGAAATCAGATGTGATTGGAATGGAATTACCCGAACCCCTCCGATCTTCTCTCTCCGTgtcgttgttctgggccactttctctctcactgtcacattgtccTGGACATTTTTCTCACTGtaccgttgttctgggccactttctctctcaccgtgccgttgttctgggctACTTTCTTTCTCactgtgccgttgttctgggccactttctctctcaccgtgccgttgttctgggccactttttttctcaccgtgccgttgttctgggccactttctctctcactgtcacattgttctgATCAACTTTCTCACTGTGCCGTTGTTCCGGGCCGCTTTCTCTCTCTccgtgccgttgttctgggccactttctctctcactgtcacattgtcctggacaactttctcaccgtgccgttgttctgggccactttctttctcactgtgccgttgttctgggccactttctctctcatcGTGctgttgttctgggccactttctttCTCACTGTGCccttgttctgggccactttctctctcactgtcacattgtcctggacaactttctcactatgtcgttgttctgggccactttctctctcaccgtgccgttgttctgggccactttctttctcaccgtgccgttgttctgggccactatctttctcactgtcacattgttctggacaactttctcactgtgccgttgttctgggccgCTTTCTCTCTCTgcgtgccgttgttctgggccactttctctctcactgtcacattgttctggacaactttctcactgtgccgttgttctgggccactttctctctcactgtcacattcttctggacaactttctcactgtgccgttgttctgggccactttctctctcactgtcacattgttctggacaactttctcactgtgccgttgttctgggccactttctctctcactgtcacattgttctgGATGAACACTAGAGTAACTGGTTCCATTTGTAATAATGTTTGATACTACGTCAGGTCTTCACACGAATGTCACTGAATACACAGCGAATGGCAACCTGTGTGATTAAATGGTTATATTGTTATATTGTAATGGAATGGAATctaagtaaatacagtaaaagtatccaaaacataatgttaacattgtccatcacgcatgtcacctattttcgctatatcatgatctacctgcaaatgtccattcacattttttaaccttaaagtaaataataagatgacaacatcatagacagttacctggttctgaagttcacttacttgtgtcactTTAAGAGGGCactgttgacatctatgttttatctagcactgaacgttcccggtagcagcacttgtcagacatgacctaattaccactgcgtgttactacgctatttatattcatgcaggattttactactggtgtttcatccttcacagttattgtacaggcttatgtatttagtgtatctaactggtattttattctatgtctggaatcattgtgcattgtggatgatagcaacaatgtttgtcagggactatttcttgtgtgcactcctgctccctggttatttatagaaaGTAAGTCTGACCTgtgacccatgtaaacaatgacctattacactggttaatggcgattttctgataacttccttgttcagaagtgtttttaagtgttttccatgatggatactgatataaattacgcttgattgctgtgaataatgaatttgatcaatttgacatttctcaggttacggtgacctgtcaacgttttacgttaggttgagtgacggtttataaactgaatgtccgtttttatatcaaaagccacataatcattatctggtattttcctggaatctgtgatagaaatgcattgttttaagacagagaggacaACATATAATCTCCTGTATTTCCTACATTTATACCTCAAACATGGcagtcattccatgttttgacatttctcgccgacaatcattcatggcactgtttgacattctgttgtCCGTTTTCTCTGTTTGCTTCTACCAAATATCTTAGCAATCTCGTTAGTGTCCGAATTATTAAAGGACACGTAGGACAACATAAATTCCTGGAAACAGGGCACATTTACGTTACATTGACACCAAGTTCTCAATAGACGTAGTATGCATTTGACGTCTGTCAAAATGTCGTCCTAGTCGCTTGGTGTAACTATATCGTTGCCCTTATTCttgttatatcaaatgtcaccacaaaacacagatggccattgtgtttaatcttttcggacactttttatcacatgaggacaacaccaaatgataaggaaactgaatattttgtacatttcacctgtcatttgagctgaccaccaaccaagatggcggccgctgacgctacgttgacagaaagatattgtccgcttaattataacaaattgtctTGATGTCCTAATTATTTCTACTGTGTCCTAATCAATTTCGGACAAACAGGACAACAAAAGGACAATTAgtgatcacttacttgtgttagaaacaatactgcctatgcagtgctttgtgtaggaaagccatcaaacctgtgttctgattggctgagaaaggtcacatgacctcctgatgatgcctataaatacgatcactggtcaaggcccaaggacaactacaattactcacaactgactcattcactcgatcctcatccattcatccactcattacttgttctaaggttaagattccgattgtagaagtaatttgaactgaccttcacctggcatccctaccaacttgcatttattatcctgactatcactaggtatatattttaagtcaaatttgcaatcacttggtaacattatatacagagtatcatttctgcaagatacaatttgagtcaaaatatatgtagcataataaccattattttccttggagactgagccttgtcattaagccaatctataggcaaactagtgtcttatcagacctgactatatttattggcatcatttattttatcactttgttagccaaagttgcattggcattgttgccgttataacaaaattaaacagaaagtttgcatgcatcattGCAAACTCTCCTACTCTGCTTCATCATCTCCTTGTGTTATTTGTCTTCCAACGTGCACCCCAAGGGTGTTACAATATATACTATAATATAGTTTGTTAGTCGTGGTTTGCGATTTGGCATTTTCGatggatttcattttctgaaaccGTGAATGGCGAGTCCTGTTACTCATTTACATCACTATTCCATGTTACCTAAATTGCATCAAATACAATGACTTCATTTGATTAAATTTAACGGAGGGAAACATTCTCAAACGTCTCTGGTTATACTCAGTTTTATTGGCAGCAATATTAGCTGTGACTTGATAGAAGGAAATCAGATGTGATTGGAATGGAATTACCCCAACCCCTCCGATCTTCTCTCTCCGTgtcgttgttctgggccactttctctttcactgtcacattgtcCTGGACAACTTTTTCactgtgccgttgttctgggccactttctctctcaccgtgcctttgttctgggccactttctttctcactgtgccgttgttctgggccactttctctctcaccgtgctgttgttctgggccactttctttctcaccgtgccgttgttccgggccactttctctctcactgtcacattgtcctggacaactttctcactgtgccgttgttccgggccactttctctctcaccgtgccgttgttctgggccactttctctctcactgtcacattgttctggacaactttctcactgtgccgttgttctgggccactttctctctcaccgtgccgttgttctgggccactttctttctcaccgtgccgttgttctgggccactttctttgtcactgtcacattgttctggacaactttctcactgtgccgttgttctgggccgCTTTCTCTCTCTGCatgccgttgttctgggccactttctctctcactgtcacattgtcccggacaactttctcactgtgccgttgttctgggctactttctctctcactgtcacattgttctggacaactttctcactgtgcagttgttctgggccactttctctctcactgtcacattgttctggacaactttctcactgtgccgttgttctgggccactttctctctcaccgtGCCATTGTTCTGGGCTACTTTCTTTCTCactgtgccgttgttctgggccactttctctctcaccatgccgttgttctgggccactttctttctcaccgtgccgttgttccgggccactttctctcacactgtcacattgtcctggacaactttctcactgtgccgttgttctgggccagtTTCTCTCTCACCctgccgttgttctgggccactttctttctcaccgtgccgttgttctgggccactttctctctcactgtcacattgttctgGACAACTTTCTCACTGTGCCGTTGTTCCGGGCCGCTTCCTCTCTCTccgtgccgttgttctgggccactttctctctcactgtcacattgtccTGGGCCACTTTTTCaccgtgccgttgttctgggccactttctttctcactgtgccgttgttctgggccactttctctctcatcGTGctgttgttctgggccactttctttCTCACTGTGCccttgttctgggccactttctctctcactgtcacattgtcctggacaactttctcactatgtcgttgttctgggccactttctctctcaccgtgccattgttctgggccactttctttCTCACCGTGCCGTTGTTTTGGGCCACTATCTttctcactgtcacattgttctggacaactttctcactgtgccgttgttctgggccgCTTTCTCTCTCTgcgtgccgttgttctgggccactttctctctcactgtcacattgtcctggacaactttctcaccgtgccgttgttctgggccactttctctctcactgtcacattgttctggacaactttctcactgtgccgttgttctgggccactttctctctcactgtcacattcttctggacaactttctcactgtgccgttgttctgggccactttctctctcactgtcacattgttctggacaactttctcactgtgccgttgttctgggccactttctctctcactgtcacattgttctgGATGAACACTAGAGTAACTGGTTCCATTTGTAATAATGTTTGATACTACGTCAGGTCTTCACACGAATGTCACTGAATACACAGCGAATGGCAACCTGtgtgattaaatggtattattGTTATATTGTAATGGAATGGAATctaagtaaatacagtaaaagtatccaaaacataatgttaacattgtccatcacgcatgtcacctattttcgctatatcatgatctacctgcaaatgtccattcacattttttaaccttaaagtaaataataagatgacaacatcatagacagttacctggttctgaagttcacttacttgtgtcactTTAAGAGGGCactgttgacatctatgttttatctagcactgaacgttcccggtagcagcacttgtcagacatgacctaattaccactgcgtgttactacgctatttatattcatgcaggattttactactggtgtttcatccttcacagttattgtacaggcttatgtatttagtgtatctaactggtattttattctatgtctggaatcattgtgcattgtggatgatagcaacaatgtttgtcagggactatttcttgtgtgcactcctgctccctggttatttatagaaaGTAAGTCTGACCTgtgacccatgtaaacaatgacctattacactggttaatggcgattttctgataacttccttgttcagaagtgtttttaagtgttttccatgatggatactgatataaattacgcttgattgctgtgaataatgaatttgatcaatttgacatttctcaggttacggtgacctgtcaacgttttacgttaggttgagtgacggtttataaactgaatgtccgtttttatatcaaaagccacataatcattatctggtattttcctggaatctgtgatagaaatgcattgttttaagacagagaggacaacatataatctcctgtatttcctacatttgtacctcaaacatgacagtcattccatgttttgacatttctcgccgacaatcattcatggcactgtttgacattctgttgtccgttttctctgtttgcttctaccaaatatcttagcaatctcgttagtgtccgaattattaaaggacacgtaggacaacataaattcaaatgtcaccacaaaacacagatggccattgtgtttaatcttttcggacacttttaatcacatgaggacaacaccaaatgataagaaaactgaatattttgtacatttcacctgtcatttgagctgaccaccaaccaagatggcggccgctgacgctacgttgacagaaagatattgtccgtttaattataacaaattgtcttgatgtcctaattatttctactgtgtcctaatcaatttcggacaaacaggacaacaacaggacaattagtgatcacttacttgtgttagaaacaatactgcctatgcagtgctttgtgtaggaaagccatcaaacctgtgttctgattggctgagaaaggtcacatgacctcctgatgatgcctataaatacgatcactggtcaaggcccaaggacaactacaattactcacaactgactcattcactcgatcctcatccattcatccactcattacttgttctaaggttaagattccgattgtagaagtaatttgaactgaccttcacctggcatccctaccaacttgcatttattatcctgactatcactaggtatatattttaagtcgaatttgcaatcacttggtaacattatatacagagtatcatttctgcaagatacaatttgagtcaaaatatatgtagcataataaccattattttccttggagactgagccttgtcattaagccaatctataggcaaactagtgtcttatcagacctgactatatttattggcatcatttattttatcactttgttagccaaagttgcattggcattgttgccgttataacaaaattaaacagaaagtttgcatgcatcattGCAAACTCTCCTACTCTGCTTCATCATCTCCTTGTGTTATTTGTCTTCCAACGTGCACCCCAAGGGTGTTACAATATATACTATAATATAGTTTGTTAGTCGTGGTTTGCGATTTGGCATTTTCgatgcatttcattttctgaaaccGTGAATGGCGAGTCCTGTTACTCATTTACATCACTATTCCATGTTACCTAAATTGCATCAAATACAATGACTTCATTTGATTAAATTTGACGGAGGGAAACATTCTCAAACGTCTCTGGTTATACTCAGTTTTATTGGCAGCAATATTAGCTGTGACTTGATAGAAGGAAATCAGATGTGATTGGAATGGAATTACCCGAACCCCTCCGATCTTCTCTCTCCGTgtcgttgttctgggccactttctctttcactgtcacattgtcCTGGACAACTTTTTCactgtgccgttgttctgggccactttctctctcaccgtgccgttgttctggaccactttctttctcactgtgccgttgttctgggccactttctctctcaccgtgctgttgttctgggccactttctttctcaccgtgccgttgttccgggccactttctctctcactgtcacattgtcctggacaactttctcactgtgccgttgttctgggccactttctctctcaccgtgccgttgttctgggccactttctctctcactgtcacattgttctgGACAACTTTCTCACTGTGCCGTTGTTCCGGGCCGCTTTCTCTCTCTccgtgccgttgttctgggccactttctctctcactgtcacattgtcctggacaactttctcaccgtgccgttgttctgggccactttctctctcactgtgacgttgttctggaccactttctctctcaccgtgccgttgttctgggccactttctttctcaccgtgccgttgttctgggccactttctttctcactgtcacattgtcctggacaactttctcactgtgccgttgttctgggccactttctctctcaccttgccgttgttctgggccactttctttctcaccgtgccgttgttctgggccactttctttctcactgtcacattgttctgGACAACTTTCTCACTGTGCCGTTGGTCTGGGCCGCTTTCTCTCTCTgcgtgccgttgttctgggccactttctctctcactgtcacattgtcccggacaactttctcactgtgccgttgttctgggccactttctttctcactgtgccgttgttctgggccactttctctctcaccgtGCTGTTGTTCTGGGCTCTCTCACCGTGCCGTTGTTCcgggccactttctctctcactgtcacattgtcctggacaactttctcaccgtgccgttgttctgggccactttctttctcaccgtgccgttgttctgggccactttctctctcactgtcttattgttctggacaactttctcactgtgccgttgttctgggccgctttctctctctccgtgccgttgttctgggccactttctctct
Proteins encoded:
- the LOC137294285 gene encoding neurofilament medium polypeptide-like, which produces MVREKVAQNNGTVRKKVAQNNGTVREKVAQNNGTEFMLSYVSFNNSDTNEIAKIFVREKVAQNNGTVRKKVAQNNGTVREKVAQNNGTVRKKVAQNNGTVREKVAQNNVREKVAQNNGTVRKKVAQNNGTVRKKVAQNNGSVREKVAQNKGTVREKVVQNNDTVRKLSRTIERESGPEQGHSEKESGPEQQHGEKVVQDNVTVREKVAQKNGTEREKAARNNGTDNVTVREKVARNNGTVRKKVAQNNGTVREKVAQNNGTVRKKVAQNNGTVREKVAQNNGTEFMLSYVSFNNSDTNEIAKIFGRSKQRKRTTECQTVP